In Calderihabitans maritimus, a genomic segment contains:
- a CDS encoding alkaline phosphatase family protein yields the protein MADKCLVIGLDGANFDLIKPLAEKGFMPTLAKLMREGLCRVLESIIPPVTGPAWVSFQTGTDPGQHQVFDFVLPRESLSRLSPVTTKDIKVPTLFDILHARGKKYISINLPCSYPPKAGQITITSLMTRGNECVFPSGLREEITELKGYRVVPDVSLITSGNLLAYIKDIRLLEQVRFDCARKLFNKEWDFFFYLISGIDWVQHYLYDKLLCFAQTEVVKEALEFYKDADTYIQWFLNHIPSNTNVIIMSDHGFKVYEGQFQLNEWLWREGYLSIKKRETEKVFIHKFQEEFVKACRSKSIVVPTWLVKNRLLFPVAARLYKRIRRFLPFKPVLEIEPDLSTTKAYNTTPESMGIYINDAGRFTDGIVSDKGEYVELRTEIVSKLKELKDNRGRSVVERIWLKEELYGNPAPRLAPDIIMLPSDYWFGSGFSSEIFEKKALNSHDLFGIFIGWGSKFKEDLFRDSLNITDLMPIILNCMGVSVRGNERKEILASLEVFNEEEQVKNRLKALGYLD from the coding sequence TTGGCTGACAAATGTTTGGTTATAGGGCTTGATGGAGCAAATTTCGATCTTATTAAGCCTCTTGCAGAAAAAGGCTTCATGCCTACACTGGCGAAGCTCATGCGTGAAGGATTATGTAGAGTACTGGAAAGTATAATCCCGCCGGTTACAGGGCCGGCCTGGGTATCTTTTCAAACAGGGACTGATCCGGGGCAGCACCAGGTTTTTGACTTCGTTCTCCCGCGCGAATCCCTGTCCCGTCTAAGCCCTGTCACTACCAAGGACATCAAAGTTCCTACTTTATTTGACATTCTTCATGCTAGAGGTAAGAAGTATATTTCAATAAATCTTCCGTGTTCGTATCCCCCAAAAGCAGGGCAGATTACCATCACCAGTTTAATGACCAGGGGAAATGAGTGTGTTTTCCCTTCCGGGTTACGGGAGGAAATAACTGAATTAAAAGGGTACCGGGTCGTTCCCGATGTTTCTTTAATAACATCTGGCAACCTGCTGGCGTATATTAAAGATATTCGGCTACTAGAGCAAGTGCGTTTTGACTGTGCACGAAAACTTTTTAACAAAGAGTGGGACTTTTTCTTTTATCTCATTAGCGGAATCGACTGGGTGCAACATTATTTATATGATAAGTTGTTGTGCTTCGCCCAAACTGAAGTGGTTAAAGAGGCCCTGGAATTCTATAAAGACGCAGATACTTACATCCAGTGGTTCCTGAACCATATCCCTTCGAATACCAATGTGATAATTATGTCAGACCACGGCTTCAAAGTTTATGAAGGGCAATTCCAACTTAATGAATGGCTTTGGAGGGAAGGTTACCTGAGTATTAAGAAACGCGAAACCGAAAAAGTATTTATTCATAAATTTCAAGAGGAGTTCGTGAAAGCATGCAGGAGCAAAAGTATCGTCGTACCGACCTGGCTGGTTAAGAATCGTCTGCTTTTTCCTGTGGCTGCAAGACTTTATAAGAGGATACGGCGATTCTTACCTTTTAAACCTGTTCTGGAAATTGAACCCGATTTAAGTACAACTAAAGCTTATAACACTACTCCGGAATCCATGGGCATTTACATTAATGATGCAGGCAGATTTACTGACGGAATAGTTTCAGATAAGGGCGAGTATGTAGAACTTCGCACTGAAATTGTTAGTAAGTTGAAGGAGCTTAAGGATAATAGAGGTCGCTCGGTTGTAGAAAGAATTTGGCTGAAAGAGGAGTTGTACGGAAATCCTGCCCCGAGGTTGGCCCCTGATATCATTATGCTCCCCTCCGATTATTGGTTCGGCTCCGGGTTTAGTAGCGAAATTTTTGAAAAGAAAGCCCTCAACAGCCATGACCTGTTTGGTATATTCATAGGGTGGGGTTCAAAATTCAAGGAGGACCTGTTCAGGGATTCCCTCAATATTACTGACCTAATGCCGATTATTCTGAACTGCATGGGAGTTTCTGTGCGGGGCAACGAACGAAAGGAAATTCTTGCATCCCTTGAAGTGTTCAACGAAGAAGAGCAGGTAAAAAATCGGCTTAAAGCTCTCGGTTATCTGGATTGA
- a CDS encoding flippase, whose amino-acid sequence MSKDEILEGQRLKTIAHGAGLTFIGSVVGYGLKYILSIVLARFLGAQMVGLYFLGQTITNLAATISRAGLDNGVLKFIPSYQVHGQEEKVKVVVVETLGFTFGVSILISTIIFVTKSWVARFFEVPGLVKIIPFFAIALPFVNLMTVAAALAKAFKRIDYSVIPVNIVQPLLNLLAISLFFLLGFRIFGALVAYILSLVLTSFLSLFYIRRLSPGKYTRKGFLQIGSLVIYSLPLLLVSFLNFITMWIDTLMLGFFKGAFEVGIYNAAVKTATLSSFILVSFNAIFAPTISELYSKGDMKELGRLFQTVTRWIVVFTWPMFLFILLFSKDIMLLFGKEFGIGSTALTLLALGQLVNSAVGSVGYLLVMTGWQKLMMINTLGICFLNILLNYFLVPRYSIDGAAAATGFSNALFNIVMLIEVAIILRVQPYNVKFLKPLLSGVVASLIVLLLNSIVPAFDSVIVFQAIFFIAIYMRIMLAMRLENEDKVIIESVLRKLIIRGGSIG is encoded by the coding sequence TTGAGCAAGGACGAGATATTGGAAGGGCAAAGATTAAAGACAATAGCTCACGGGGCAGGCTTAACTTTTATAGGAAGTGTTGTTGGGTATGGCTTAAAATATATCCTGTCCATCGTGCTGGCAAGGTTTCTGGGTGCACAAATGGTTGGGTTATATTTTTTGGGACAAACGATAACTAATTTGGCTGCTACGATTTCTCGTGCGGGACTAGATAACGGTGTACTGAAATTTATCCCTTCTTATCAGGTTCACGGCCAAGAGGAAAAGGTTAAAGTTGTAGTAGTTGAAACTTTAGGATTTACCTTTGGAGTTTCTATTTTAATCTCAACAATCATTTTTGTTACTAAGAGCTGGGTGGCCCGTTTTTTTGAAGTACCTGGCCTGGTTAAAATAATTCCCTTTTTTGCCATAGCTTTGCCCTTTGTAAATCTAATGACCGTCGCCGCCGCCTTAGCGAAGGCCTTCAAACGAATAGATTACAGCGTTATCCCCGTAAATATAGTTCAACCATTACTTAATCTGCTTGCTATTTCACTCTTCTTTTTGCTCGGTTTTCGCATTTTCGGAGCTCTTGTAGCCTACATTTTATCCCTGGTTTTAACCAGTTTTCTCTCTCTGTTCTATATTCGAAGACTTAGTCCCGGCAAATATACCAGGAAGGGTTTTCTTCAAATAGGATCATTGGTCATATACTCACTTCCTCTACTTTTAGTATCATTTCTCAACTTTATCACTATGTGGATCGACACTCTCATGTTGGGTTTTTTCAAAGGTGCTTTTGAGGTTGGGATTTATAATGCTGCCGTTAAAACTGCTACTTTATCAAGTTTTATATTGGTATCGTTTAATGCCATTTTTGCACCTACGATTTCAGAATTATACTCTAAAGGTGATATGAAAGAATTAGGTCGGTTATTCCAAACCGTTACCCGCTGGATTGTCGTCTTTACATGGCCCATGTTTTTGTTTATATTGCTTTTTTCAAAAGATATTATGCTTCTTTTCGGTAAGGAATTTGGGATAGGTTCGACCGCTCTCACGCTGCTGGCACTGGGCCAGTTAGTTAATTCTGCTGTTGGTTCAGTGGGGTACCTATTGGTAATGACTGGATGGCAAAAGTTAATGATGATCAATACGTTAGGGATATGTTTTTTAAACATTTTGTTAAATTATTTTTTAGTACCCCGTTATTCTATTGACGGCGCGGCTGCCGCAACGGGATTTTCCAATGCGCTGTTCAATATCGTTATGCTTATTGAAGTAGCCATAATTTTAAGGGTGCAGCCATATAATGTTAAGTTCCTTAAACCTTTACTTTCCGGAGTTGTGGCATCCTTAATTGTTCTTCTTCTCAACTCGATTGTTCCGGCATTTGATTCTGTAATTGTCTTTCAGGCTATTTTTTTTATAGCGATTTATATGAGAATAATGTTAGCTATGCGGTTGGAGAATGAAGATAAAGTGATTATAGAGTCCGTTCTTCGAAAATTGATTATCCGAGGTGGGTCCATTGGCTGA
- a CDS encoding alkaline phosphatase family protein translates to MFFKRNREARTFVLGIDGLPYSLVQEKFKKGEMPNLAAIAKEGQCKRINSVYPTISSVAWASYMTGKNPAEHGIFGFVDREPNPFRIKIPTGADRKAETLWHRLSKQGKRVIVINVPVTYPPEPVNGIITSGFLCMDIDKSSYPKEFNSYLKERGYIIDVDSWLAREDKKKFMQELHRAMDKRFEIAFELMEKEKWDFFQLHIMETDRLMHFFWDDIEQEGEFTPEINRFFAKLDNYVGELNDKLSENDRLLILSDHGFCGIKYEVQLNTWLEREGLLKFEPGEKKELANYHPDSLCYSLLPGRIYINLEGREEKGTVKEADYEKVRQQIKERLFTLKDPETGQPVIDKVFFREEIYQGPYLDNAADIIAHPVNGYDLKGRTGMDQIFERSPLNGMHTCADALIVGKNIDLTKTESIIDIFDVLVSNSES, encoded by the coding sequence TTGTTTTTTAAGAGAAATAGAGAAGCAAGAACATTTGTATTAGGAATCGATGGTTTACCATACTCACTGGTACAAGAGAAATTCAAAAAGGGTGAAATGCCCAATTTGGCTGCTATAGCCAAGGAGGGACAGTGCAAAAGGATAAACTCGGTTTATCCCACTATTTCCTCGGTGGCTTGGGCCAGTTACATGACCGGGAAAAATCCCGCGGAACACGGGATCTTCGGTTTTGTGGACCGGGAACCAAACCCCTTCAGAATTAAGATACCCACCGGCGCCGACCGGAAAGCCGAGACCCTATGGCACCGGCTGTCCAAACAGGGCAAAAGAGTAATCGTAATAAATGTGCCGGTCACCTATCCGCCGGAACCGGTAAACGGCATTATAACTTCCGGCTTTCTCTGCATGGACATAGACAAGTCATCCTATCCAAAGGAGTTTAACAGCTATCTCAAAGAAAGAGGATACATTATTGACGTGGACTCCTGGCTGGCCCGGGAGGATAAAAAAAAGTTCATGCAAGAACTACACCGTGCCATGGACAAAAGATTTGAAATAGCTTTTGAATTAATGGAGAAGGAAAAATGGGACTTCTTCCAGCTACACATTATGGAAACCGACCGGTTGATGCACTTCTTCTGGGATGATATAGAACAGGAAGGAGAATTTACCCCTGAGATCAACAGGTTTTTTGCGAAGCTGGACAACTACGTTGGCGAGCTTAACGACAAATTATCCGAGAATGATCGTTTGTTGATTTTATCAGACCACGGGTTTTGTGGCATTAAATACGAAGTACAGCTCAACACCTGGTTGGAAAGAGAGGGTTTATTGAAATTTGAACCGGGTGAGAAGAAAGAACTTGCCAACTACCATCCCGACTCGTTGTGTTACTCCCTTCTTCCCGGCAGGATTTACATCAACCTGGAGGGCAGGGAGGAAAAAGGTACGGTTAAAGAAGCTGACTATGAAAAGGTAAGGCAGCAAATAAAAGAGCGCCTGTTTACTCTCAAAGATCCTGAAACGGGTCAACCTGTCATAGACAAAGTATTCTTCCGGGAAGAAATTTACCAGGGTCCTTACCTCGACAACGCTGCAGACATCATCGCCCATCCCGTGAACGGGTATGATCTCAAGGGAAGGACGGGAATGGACCAGATCTTTGAACGGTCGCCCTTGAACGGAATGCATACCTGTGCGGATGCACTTATAGTAGGTAAGAATATTGACCTGACAAAAACAGAGTCGATAATCGATATTTTTGATGTACTTGTATCCAACAGCGAGAGTTGA
- a CDS encoding sulfate adenylyltransferase subunit 1, which produces MNHSDTLKFVIVGHVDHGKSTLIGRLFYDTDCLPPDKVEEIEKTSKELGREVEFAFLLDHLQEEREQGITIDTAQTFFKTEKRKYVIIDAPGHVEFVKNMITGASQAEAAILIVDALEGVKEQTRRHAYILSLLGLDQVIVIINKMDAVNYDENRFNTVKNDVEKFLESINIKAKYYLPISALKGDNVAKKSENMKWYQGVTVLESLDSLKNKPPAEDKPLIFPIQDVYKIDGKRINVGRVEAGIIEKGQIIKILPTGQVTRVKSIEKFMENTDRSVAGESTGFTTEDPVFLERGHVVCLPGNEPYLTDTFKANVFWMFRKPLDINEKITLKCATQEVSCRVQSIEKRMNSSTLELLERNATILENLEVGEVIIKTKHPIAVKTFNEVQELGRFVLERDQLTCAGGIITEIL; this is translated from the coding sequence ATGAACCACAGCGACACCTTAAAATTCGTCATCGTGGGCCACGTAGACCACGGCAAATCCACCCTTATCGGAAGGCTTTTTTACGATACTGACTGCCTGCCGCCCGACAAAGTCGAAGAGATAGAAAAAACCTCAAAAGAGCTGGGCCGGGAAGTAGAATTCGCCTTTTTACTGGACCACCTGCAGGAAGAACGGGAGCAGGGCATTACCATTGATACAGCCCAGACCTTCTTCAAGACCGAAAAGAGGAAATACGTAATCATAGACGCCCCGGGACACGTAGAATTTGTCAAAAACATGATCACCGGCGCCTCCCAGGCCGAGGCTGCCATCCTGATCGTAGATGCACTGGAAGGGGTAAAAGAACAAACCAGGCGACACGCCTACATTCTCTCCCTGCTAGGTCTGGACCAGGTGATAGTAATAATTAACAAAATGGATGCCGTCAATTACGACGAGAATAGATTTAACACTGTCAAGAACGATGTAGAAAAATTCCTGGAGAGCATCAACATTAAGGCAAAATACTACCTTCCCATCTCTGCCCTTAAAGGAGACAACGTAGCCAAAAAATCAGAAAACATGAAATGGTATCAAGGGGTAACCGTTTTAGAAAGCTTGGATTCTTTGAAGAATAAACCTCCGGCAGAAGATAAACCCTTAATTTTCCCTATCCAAGACGTATACAAAATCGACGGCAAACGAATTAACGTAGGCAGAGTAGAGGCCGGAATAATCGAAAAGGGCCAGATCATCAAAATCCTGCCCACCGGGCAGGTCACCAGAGTGAAGAGCATTGAAAAATTCATGGAAAATACCGATAGAAGCGTGGCCGGCGAGTCCACCGGATTTACCACCGAAGACCCCGTCTTTTTGGAGAGGGGCCACGTTGTATGCCTGCCGGGCAACGAACCTTATTTAACCGATACGTTCAAAGCCAACGTATTCTGGATGTTCCGAAAGCCTTTAGATATTAACGAGAAAATAACCCTCAAATGTGCCACGCAGGAGGTATCCTGCCGGGTACAGAGCATCGAAAAAAGAATGAACTCCTCAACCTTAGAACTGTTAGAAAGGAACGCAACCATCTTAGAAAACCTCGAAGTAGGCGAAGTAATCATCAAGACCAAGCATCCCATTGCCGTCAAGACCTTCAATGAAGTACAGGAACTGGGAAGGTTCGTCTTGGAACGGGATCAGTTAACCTGTGCCGGCGGAATTATTACTGAAATACTGTAG